A stretch of Acidobacteriota bacterium DNA encodes these proteins:
- a CDS encoding winged helix-turn-helix domain-containing protein, whose translation MIRYRFSEFTLSPQRRLIVRDGREVPLIPRYFDLLVLLIERRHEAVHRREIFERVWTDANVSDSALSQAVRTIRRTLGDDPSEPRFIRTVSRHGYQFVLDVIEEEDAAPPNEAALGVAEAALGATATLDAQVAHPHWIGGATGGGLAGLAAGGLGGLILAAAPAAQPRSRLHPSSR comes from the coding sequence GTGATTCGATACCGCTTCAGCGAGTTCACGCTCTCGCCTCAGCGGCGTCTGATCGTTCGCGATGGACGTGAAGTGCCGCTGATCCCCCGGTACTTTGATCTTCTGGTGCTGCTGATCGAACGGCGCCACGAGGCGGTGCATCGCCGCGAGATCTTCGAACGCGTCTGGACGGATGCGAACGTCTCGGACAGCGCGCTCAGCCAGGCCGTCCGCACCATCCGCCGCACGTTGGGCGACGACCCAAGCGAGCCCCGCTTCATCCGCACCGTTTCACGCCACGGCTACCAGTTTGTCCTGGACGTGATTGAAGAGGAGGACGCTGCGCCCCCGAACGAGGCCGCACTGGGCGTCGCCGAGGCCGCGCTGGGCGCCACGGCCACGCTCGACGCTCAGGTGGCGCACCCGCACTGGATTGGCGGAGCGACGGGTGGCGGGCTGGCCGGCCTCGCGGCCGGTGGTCTTGGTGGCCTGATCCTCGCGGCCGCCCCGGCAGCGCAGCCACGATCGCGATTGCACCCGTCCTCGCGGTGA